One genomic region from Camelus dromedarius isolate mCamDro1 chromosome 17, mCamDro1.pat, whole genome shotgun sequence encodes:
- the LOC116158223 gene encoding antibacterial peptide PMAP-23 isoform X1 has protein sequence METQRASLSLGRSSLWLLLLGLAVPWASAQALSYREAVLRAVDRLNEQSSDPNLYRLLELDLPPKAQDEDLDAPKPVSFTVKETVCPRRTLLPPEQCDFKENGVVKQCVGTVNLYQLRDNFDITCNELQSVGLFGRIRDFFHDGVNWVRDKVGKVIGYIGDKIRPG, from the exons ATGGAGACCCAGAGGGCCAGCCTCTCCCTGGGCCGCTCGTCACTGTGGCTACTGCTGCTGGGACTAGCGGTGCCTTGGGCCAGCGCCCAGGCCCTGAGCTATAGGGAGGCGGTGCTTCGAGCTGTGGATCGCCTCAATGAGCAGTCCTCAGACCCCAATCTCTACCGCCTCCTGGAGCTGGACCTGCCGCCCAAGGCT CAGGACGAGGACCTAGATGCCCCGAAGCCTGTGAGCTTCACGGTGAAGGAGACCGTGTGTCCCAGGAGGACACTGCTGCCACCGGAGCAGTGTGACTTCAAGGAGaatggg GTGGTGAAACAGTGTGTGGGGACAGTCAACCTGTACCAGCTCAGGGACAACTTCGATATAACATGTAATGAG CTCCAGAGTGTCGGGTTATTTGGCCGGATTCGTGATTTCTTCCATGACGGTGTGAACTGGGTTCGAGATAAGGTTGGCAAAGTAATCGGATACATTGGTGATAAAATTCGCCCAGGGTAG
- the LOC116158223 gene encoding antibacterial peptide PMAP-23 isoform X2, whose protein sequence is METQRASLSLGRSSLWLLLLGLAVPWASAQALSYREAVLRAVDRLNEQSSDPNLYRLLELDLPPKADEDLDAPKPVSFTVKETVCPRRTLLPPEQCDFKENGVVKQCVGTVNLYQLRDNFDITCNELQSVGLFGRIRDFFHDGVNWVRDKVGKVIGYIGDKIRPG, encoded by the exons ATGGAGACCCAGAGGGCCAGCCTCTCCCTGGGCCGCTCGTCACTGTGGCTACTGCTGCTGGGACTAGCGGTGCCTTGGGCCAGCGCCCAGGCCCTGAGCTATAGGGAGGCGGTGCTTCGAGCTGTGGATCGCCTCAATGAGCAGTCCTCAGACCCCAATCTCTACCGCCTCCTGGAGCTGGACCTGCCGCCCAAGGCT GACGAGGACCTAGATGCCCCGAAGCCTGTGAGCTTCACGGTGAAGGAGACCGTGTGTCCCAGGAGGACACTGCTGCCACCGGAGCAGTGTGACTTCAAGGAGaatggg GTGGTGAAACAGTGTGTGGGGACAGTCAACCTGTACCAGCTCAGGGACAACTTCGATATAACATGTAATGAG CTCCAGAGTGTCGGGTTATTTGGCCGGATTCGTGATTTCTTCCATGACGGTGTGAACTGGGTTCGAGATAAGGTTGGCAAAGTAATCGGATACATTGGTGATAAAATTCGCCCAGGGTAG
- the LOC116158224 gene encoding cathelin-like yields the protein METQRASLSVGRWPLWLLLLGLAVPWASAQALSYREAVLRAVDRLNEQSSDPNLYRLLELDLPPKADEDPDAPKPVSFTVKETVCPRRTQQPPEQCDFKEKGVVKQCVGTVTLDQSRDQQDITCDELQSVRSIRRPRLPRPRVPRPYIPPRIPRPVLPPPRFPIPRFPRGR from the exons ATGGAGACCCAGAGGGCCAGCCTCTCCGTGGGCCGCTGGCCACTGTGGCTACTGCTGCTGGGACTAGCGGTGCCTTGGGCCAGCGCCCAGGCCCTGAGCTATAGGGAGGCGGTGCTTCGAGCTGTGGATCGCCTCAATGAGCAGTCCTCAGACCCCAATCTCTACCGCCTCCTGGAGCTGGACCTGCCGCCCAAGGCT GACGAGGACCCAGATGCCCCGAAGCCTGTGAGCTTCACGGTGAAGGAGACCGTGTGTCCCAGGAGGACACAGCAGCCACCGGAGCAGTGTGACTTCAAGGAGAaaggg GTGGTGAAACAGTGTGTGGGGACAGTCACTCTGGACCAGTCCAGGGACCAACAGGACATCACCTGTGATGAG CTTCAGAGTGTTAGGAGCATTCGCCGGCCACGGCTGCCAAGGCCAAGGGTGCCACGTCCATATATCCCACCAAGGATACCAAGGCCAGTATTGCCGCCACCAAGGTTTCCTATTCCAAGGTTTCCGAGAGGAAGGTGA
- the LOC105105181 gene encoding antibacterial peptide PMAP-23-like, translating into METQRASLSLGRWPLWLLLLGLAVPWASAQALSYREAVLRAVDRLNEQSSDPNLYRLLELDLPPKADEDPDAPKPVSFTVKETVCPKRTQLPPEQCDFKEKGVVKQCLGTVNLYQLRDNFDITCNELQSVKIINLPWRPPPRKRPIRVIYV; encoded by the exons ATGGAGACCCAGAGGGCCAGCCTCTCCCTGGGCCGCTGGCCACTGTGGCTACTGCTGCTGGGACTAGCGGTGCCTTGGGCCAGCGCCCAGGCCCTGAGCTATAGGGAGGCGGTGCTTCGAGCTGTGGATCGCCTCAATGAGCAGTCCTCAGACCCCAATCTCTACCGCCTCCTGGAGCTGGACCTGCCGCCCAAGGCT GACGAGGACCCAGACGCCCCGAAGCCTGTGAGCTTCACGGTGAAGGAGACCGTGTGTCCCAAGAGGACACAGCTGCCACCGGAGCAGTGTGACTTCAAGGAGAaaggg GTGGTGAAACAGTGTTTGGGGACAGTCAACCTGTACCAGCTCAGAGACAACTTTGATATAACATGTAATGAG CTCCAGAGTGTCAAGATCATTAACCTTCCATGGAGACCACCACCGCGGAAGAGACCTATTAGAGTGATTTATGTATAG